The following nucleotide sequence is from Mesorhizobium sp. J8.
GGGTTGCGGCTCGACCACATATTGCTGTCGAAGAAGCTCGCGCGAAAGCTGGAAGCGGCCGGCATCGACCGCGAGGTGCGGGGAGGGGAAAACCCCAGCGATCACGCGCCGGTCTGGGTGGAAATAAACTCCTGACCCTCTCCGGCAAGGGGAGGTGAATGGGCGATGTCACGCGGACGGCCCGGCCCAGCTCTTCCTCAGCAACGGCCGCGCCGCAACGACATCTCAGGTTGGGCTGCTCATTCACCCCAGCCGGTTCGCATTAGCTGGCCTGCTAGAGACTCTCGAAAGCTGTCCCGGTGCCCACAATCGGTCAGGGTACGGGTGGCGGAGTCGTGGAGGGCGCCACCTGCGCAGTAACGGACGAAAGCCGATCTCTTTTTACCAGGGAAGGCTTCTCATAGGTCTTCTTCATGCCAAGCGCTCCTGAAAATCCCGCTCGGATGATGGCATGAGGTTCCTTCCTGTCAATCAAGCCGGCTATCAGGCCGATCTATTCTTTGGGAGTGTGGCTTTCCGCTCACAGATCGGCCAGCCGCTGCCAATATAACCGGCGGAGCTATGTGATGTCTTCCGCTTAGCCTGGGCCGCAGGCTCGGCTATGATGCCCAGGCCGCTTGCCGCCTCCACGTTGTTACGGAGGCAGCGGCGGCAAAGGGCGGGGAAGACCGATGAAGCGATCGACCGACAGGTTGCTGGCGCTGGCGATGCTGGTCGTCGGCGTCGTCTGTTTCGCCAAGCTCTATCCAGCGCTGGGCGGCAAACCGCTGGCACCGGCGCGCCTGGAGGTCTTCGGGTTGGCGGGCGTGCTGTCGGTTCTTGCCGGGCTGCTTTTCCTCGCCGGCCTGCTGCCGGGCGCTGCCAAGCACGATCCGGCCGCCCCGTTGTTTGGCCGCGACGCCGAGATCGCGCCGGCGGGCCATCCGCGACTGCGCCGCGCAGCATTTGCCTTGCCGCTTTTGGCCCTGATCGTCATCGTCGCCGACCAGTTCGGGCCATGGCGAGCGCCGAGGGCGAACAGCGAGCCGGCGAAGGAAACTGTCACCGCGCCGGCGCAGCCGGCGCCTCGGCCATCCGAGTCGAAGCCCGAGCGGGAGACGAGTGCAAGACCAATCACGCCGGAAGTGAGTGTCGAGCCAGCCACGGCCGCCCCGGCACAGGAAGAGGCTGCGACGCCCGCGCTGCCCGAGCCGGCCACGGCTCCCGCCCAGCCGATGCCGCCGGCCGCGTCCACGCCGCCGCCTGTCCAACCTGCACAGTCGACCGAACTGACAGCACTTGCGCCCGGCACGCCGGCTGAAACCGTAGCACCGCCCCCACCGGCGCCTCCGGCCCAACCGACCGCGCTGGAAGGCCACCGCGACGCCGTGGTCTGGCTGGCGGTGTCGGCCGACGGCCACGAGATCATGAGCGCCAGCACCGACCGCATGATCAAGCTGTGGGACGTCGACGGCAAGCGCCTGATCCGCGATCTCGGCCGGCAGAAGGACATGGCGCGCAGCGCGCTCTTCATGCCCGACGGCAAGACCGCGCTCACCGCCGGCGACGACGGCGAGATCGTGCTGCGCCAGCTCTCCGACGGCACGGTGCTGCACGTCTTCTCGTCCGGGGCGAACGGCGGCGTCAGGCAGCTGAAGATCAGCTCCGACGGCAAGCGCGCCGTCAGCGGTCACGACACCGGCTCCGTCGTCGTCTGGGACCTGGAGAAAGGCGAGGTGCTGCACGTGCTGCCGGGCCACGACTGGTCGGTGAGCTCCGTCGCCATCTCGCCCGACGGCACCAGGGCGCTCACCGGCAGCATCGACGGCGAGCTGAAGCTTTGGGATATCGTTGCGGGCAAGCAGCTGCGCAGCTGGCACGGCCACGACCGCGGCGCCTATGGCGCGGTCTTTCTTGCCGACGGCCACCACGCCGTCACCGGCAGCGGCGACTACACGATAAAACTCTGGGACCTCGACACCTTCAAGGAGGTCCGGCGCTTCGACGGCCATTCCGGCACCGTCTATGCGCTGGCCTTGTCGGCCGACGGCAAGAGGCTGGGCTCGGTATCGCTCGACGGCACGGCGCGGATCTGGAACATGGACACCGGCGCCGAAATCGCCGAGTTCGACCCCGGCACCGGGCCAATATATTCGGTGGCGTTTGCCGCCAACGGCACGCTGTTGACCGGTGGCATCGACCGCACCATCCGAGACTGGCCGGCGGCGGGAGGCGACGGCACGGTGCTGTTTGCCGGGGCGCCGGAATAGCGCAGGCGATTTGTGGAGGCAGCTGAGCGCGTGATCCCCTTTGTGGGCGGCATCGGCTGTCATTGACGCACCGCTCATCGAGCCTAGTTCATGCCGATAACGGCATGGCCGGATGTCCCGGACTGCTGCCGTGTCCTGCGCAAGGAGCCCTTCCTTGAAACGCTTCTGGATCGGCGTTCTCATCCTCATTGTCGTCTGCCTGGCGGGCTTTGCCGCCTATGCCTGGAAGCCGGCGATCGACCCGATCGAACCGCCGCAGCGCGCCTCCTTCGACCAGGCGCTGATCGAGAAGGGGGCAGTGCTCGCTTCGGTCGGCAACTGCACGGCTTGCCATACCAAGCCCGGCGGAAAGTCCTTCGCAGGCGGGCTGGCGGTGCCGACGCCATTCGGTACCATCTATTCCACCAACATCACGCCCGACCCCAAGACCGGCATCGGCCGCTGGTCGGAAGCCGCCTTCAGTCGGGCGATGCGGGAAGGCGTCGAGCGCGACGGCGATCACCTTTATCCGGCCTTCCCGTTCGACCATTTCACGCTGGTGTCTGACGAGGACAACAAGGCACTCTACGCCTATCTGATGACACGCCGGCCGGTTGAGAACCGGCGACCGGCCAACGACTTGCCGTTCCCGCTCAACCTGCGCTTCGTGCTGGCGGGCTGGAAGCTGCTGTTCTTCGACAAGGGCGCCTATCGCGAGGATGCCGCGCAGAGCGCCGAATGGAACCGCGGCGCCTATCTCGTCGAAGGGCTTGGCCATTGCGGCGCCTGCCACACGCCGCGCAACGCGCTCGGCGCCGAGCGGAAAGGCGCGCATCTGGCAGGCGGCGAAGCGGAGGGCTGGGAGGCCTTCGCGCTCGATGCATCGTCCTCCGCGCCCATCCCGTGGACGCATGACAGCCTCTTTGCCTATCTGCGCCAGGGCTGGCATGTCGATCACGGCGTGGCCAACGGGCCGATGGCGGAGGTCACCGGCAATCTCGGCCGGCTTCCCGATTCCGACATCAGCGCCATCGCCACTTACCTGAGTTCGCGGATGGGCGAGCCGACGCCCGAGCGTGCGGCGGCAGCCGAGGACATCCGCAAGAAGCTTTCGTTCGACCAGGGCGGCACGCCGATACCGGCCAGCGCCACCACCGGCAGCCCGACAAGCCGCGGCGGCGCGATCTACCAGGCGGCCTGCGCCACATGCCATGACGGCAGCCGCCCGCAGCCTTTCGGTGGTATCGATTTCCATCTCTCCAGCACGATTGCTGCGGCCGATCCGCAGAACGCGATCAACGTCGTGCTGTTCGGTCTGCCGGCGGCCAGCGGCCGGGAGAGCCCGATCATGCCCGGCTTCGCCGCGACGCTGACCGACGATCAGGTGGCGGATCTGCTCGGCTATCTGCGCGAGGCCTATGCCCGGAAACCGGCATGGGCGGATGCGAAGGCGAAGACCGCCGACACAAGGAGCGGCAAATACCAGGTCAGCGTCCGGCCTTCGGACGGCATCGAGCGCGGCCCGGACAATGTAGGAGCCAACGACTGATGGTTAAACTCAACGTCAACGGCGCCTCGCACGACATCGATGTCGATCCGGCGACGCCGCTGCTCTATGTGCTGCGCAACGATCTGAAGCTCAACGGCGCGAAGTTCGGCTGCGGCCTCGGCCAGTGCGGCGCCTGCACGGTGATGGTCGATGGCAAGGCGGTCTTTTCCTGCCTGACGCCGGCCATGTTGGTCGAGGGACGCGCGATCAAGACGGTCGAGGGTCTTGGCACCATCGACGACCCCGGACCGATGCAGAAAGCTTTCGTCGAACAACAGGCGGCGCAATGCGGCTATTGCATCGCCGGCATGATGATGCGGGCGCAGGCGCTGCTCGAGGCAAAACCCGATGCCGCCGACGCCGACATCAGGCAGGCGCTGGAGCCCAATCTCTGCCGCTGCGGCACGCATATGCGCATCCTGCGCGCCGTGGCCCGCGCCCGCGACCTGATGCAAGGCAAGTCCGCCGACGCCATGGCGCCGGCCGCCGCCACAGGGAGGGGATGATGAACGCACAGAACCTGCCTCCCGACGTCACCCGCCGCGGCTTCCTGGCGGGAGCCGGCGCGCTGGTCGTGTCCTTCGCCATCCCGGCCGAGGCGCAGGAGGGCGAGGTACCGACCGTGCCTGGCGCCCCGGCGGCGAAGCCGAAACTGCCCGGCAGCCTGGCCGATACGCCCTCGCTCGACGCCTGGATACGCATCGACGCCGACGGTTCGATCACCGTCTTCACCGGCAAAGCCGAGCTTGGGCAGGGCACCAAGACGTCGCTGCGCCAGATCGCGGCCGAGGAGCTCGAGGTCGAGCCTGCGGCGATCAGGCTGATCACCGCCGACACCGCGCTGACGCCGAATGAAGGCTACACCGCCGGGAGCCAGACGATCCAGAACTCAGGCACCGCCATCCGCTATGCCTCGGCTCAGGTGCGGCAGATCCTGATCGCCAAGGCCAGCGAAAAGCTCGGTGCGCCGGTCGAGGCGCTAAAGGCGCGGGCGGGCGCGATCGTCGGCCCGAACGGCGCCAAGGCCAGCTATGGCGAACTGGTCTCGGCCGACTTCCTGCATATCGACGCGGCGGCCGACACCAAGCTCAAGCCGCCCGCCGCCTACCACGCCATCGGCAAGCCT
It contains:
- a CDS encoding WD40 repeat domain-containing protein — protein: MKRSTDRLLALAMLVVGVVCFAKLYPALGGKPLAPARLEVFGLAGVLSVLAGLLFLAGLLPGAAKHDPAAPLFGRDAEIAPAGHPRLRRAAFALPLLALIVIVADQFGPWRAPRANSEPAKETVTAPAQPAPRPSESKPERETSARPITPEVSVEPATAAPAQEEAATPALPEPATAPAQPMPPAASTPPPVQPAQSTELTALAPGTPAETVAPPPPAPPAQPTALEGHRDAVVWLAVSADGHEIMSASTDRMIKLWDVDGKRLIRDLGRQKDMARSALFMPDGKTALTAGDDGEIVLRQLSDGTVLHVFSSGANGGVRQLKISSDGKRAVSGHDTGSVVVWDLEKGEVLHVLPGHDWSVSSVAISPDGTRALTGSIDGELKLWDIVAGKQLRSWHGHDRGAYGAVFLADGHHAVTGSGDYTIKLWDLDTFKEVRRFDGHSGTVYALALSADGKRLGSVSLDGTARIWNMDTGAEIAEFDPGTGPIYSVAFAANGTLLTGGIDRTIRDWPAAGGDGTVLFAGAPE
- a CDS encoding c-type cytochrome, translated to MKRFWIGVLILIVVCLAGFAAYAWKPAIDPIEPPQRASFDQALIEKGAVLASVGNCTACHTKPGGKSFAGGLAVPTPFGTIYSTNITPDPKTGIGRWSEAAFSRAMREGVERDGDHLYPAFPFDHFTLVSDEDNKALYAYLMTRRPVENRRPANDLPFPLNLRFVLAGWKLLFFDKGAYREDAAQSAEWNRGAYLVEGLGHCGACHTPRNALGAERKGAHLAGGEAEGWEAFALDASSSAPIPWTHDSLFAYLRQGWHVDHGVANGPMAEVTGNLGRLPDSDISAIATYLSSRMGEPTPERAAAAEDIRKKLSFDQGGTPIPASATTGSPTSRGGAIYQAACATCHDGSRPQPFGGIDFHLSSTIAAADPQNAINVVLFGLPAASGRESPIMPGFAATLTDDQVADLLGYLREAYARKPAWADAKAKTADTRSGKYQVSVRPSDGIERGPDNVGAND
- a CDS encoding (2Fe-2S)-binding protein; the protein is MVKLNVNGASHDIDVDPATPLLYVLRNDLKLNGAKFGCGLGQCGACTVMVDGKAVFSCLTPAMLVEGRAIKTVEGLGTIDDPGPMQKAFVEQQAAQCGYCIAGMMMRAQALLEAKPDAADADIRQALEPNLCRCGTHMRILRAVARARDLMQGKSADAMAPAAATGRG